CCTTCGCAACGGCGCGATAATGATGGAACTGCTTGAACAATATCCCGGCGATGTTCGCATGATGTCCGGACATGTTCATCGCGCAGTCACAGGAAAAGTCGGCAATATCCTATGCCAGATTGCTCCAAGCACAGGCCATTCCGTCCATCGGGACCAGCGTGAAAATGCAAAGCATGCTCTCACCCTCGAAGCCGGAGCTGTCACCTTATACATGTGGCAGGAAGGATCTCAGTCGGGGCTAATTTCGGACATTTTGCCGCTCACGACGTTTGCTGAACCGGTACCGTTCCAATAGATGTCATGTCATCGAAAAGTAGCGAGCCTTGGTTGCGAGAACTCAACTTGGATATATTGAATTGGTACAACGATGCGCGCCTTTAGTTCCATCCCCGTGCGCGCATTCCAGTATCGTTTTATATCCGGTACCGGCAGGCTTTCCACTGGATAGCAAATAACTGGCCTCACGTCGCGGCAGGCTTGGGCATCAAGGTGATGCTGGCATTAGTACATCTAAAAACCTCCGAGCCGTAGGCAAAACATAATATTCGTTCGAACTGCTGTGCGTGATCGCTCCGGCAGGCTGACGCACCTGTGTATCTCGTTACCATTCTCAATCTCCTTCATAGCAAACATTGCTCGAAAGAGACCGGAGCTAAAACGGGGCAAGTCCAGTTTTAAAAAGTTGCTCCACCCCTACAGGTCGCCGACGCATCCGCCGATGTCAGCCCTTGTTCCACCACTGCGTAATCAGTCCTTCTGCCGTCTTATTTTGCACGGTAAAATCCGTATCCTCGGCGCCTCCACCGTCTGGATCAGTGAGCCAGCGCCAGACCCATATATCTTGAATGTCGCGTTCGCTGAGTTCTGCAAACCAATGGTCCAAAACTTCGGCCTGAAGTGCCATATCACTTTGGGCAATCCGTTCTTCTGCGCTTTCCCAAGGGCGTTCAGCAGCGCCTTTCGCCGACCTAATACCAATTTCCGCTATCCAGACGGGCTTCCCGTATTTCCGCGCAACAGCTTCTACTCTGTCCAACTCTTCCGCGATGGCCTTGTCCCAATCGGCGTAGGCGTGGTCTGCACCCAAAATTGGGTAAAGCGAAACAGCAACGGCATCCAGTAGCGGCCAGAAGTCCACCTGTTCGGCTTCGTCCGCCCCATGCGCCACATATGTTAGTTTACCGGAGAATGACGCGCGCACATCGCCTATGATCTTCTCCCAGTGGTTGGAGGCAGACATACCGCGCAACTCGGTCCCGATCACCAGAACCTCGGCATTCTGGTCCTCAGCTGTACGAGAGATGTTCAGCAAGATCTGACGGTAGGCGGAATACCAACTATCTACTAACCCGTCGTCCAGTTCGATACCCCCTGCCCAACTTCCCGGCACCCAAACATGAGGCTTAACGATGGCGGCAAGACCAGCTGCGTGAAGTTGTGTGATCCCTGCGGCAATCCTGTCTCCAGGCAGCGCATCGCCCATCACTATGTCATTGGATTCATGCGACGACTGCCACAGAAAGGGAATCACAGCCGCCGCCGTTGCACCCGTGCTTGCCAGTTGGCGTATGCTCTGTTCGGCTGCAGCGCTGCCAAACGGGGCATTCTTCGTTTCGATCAGGTTGAAACCCTTTAACCACGTGGGGCGTAAGCTATCAGCAAGTGACCGTCGCACAGGTGCGATCGATACGGCTCCAAGAGTTCCAAGAAAAATGCGACGGGTAACCATATTTTCTTAGTAGCCAAGTTCTCATCATTCCTCAATGCACTCCGACCGTACACTTTGTGGTTTCAACAGAACTAAGGCATATGCAATCGCACTTTTGTCACGCAGATTATCGATCACCCAGATAAAAAACCTTCGAGCATCTGACAGATACCTCAGATAGTAGCGATCTGTAGTCAACACAGACCCGTGCCCACTGTACTTTTGCCCCCAGTCCCCCCGTCCTCCTTTAAACGCTCAATGGCAAACTTATGCCATAGAGCGTTTAAAGGACTGACAGGCATCGCCTTCTGGCCTACCAGACCCGACATCCGTTGCAATCG
This Falsihalocynthiibacter arcticus DNA region includes the following protein-coding sequences:
- a CDS encoding glycoside hydrolase family 113, with amino-acid sequence MVTRRIFLGTLGAVSIAPVRRSLADSLRPTWLKGFNLIETKNAPFGSAAAEQSIRQLASTGATAAAVIPFLWQSSHESNDIVMGDALPGDRIAAGITQLHAAGLAAIVKPHVWVPGSWAGGIELDDGLVDSWYSAYRQILLNISRTAEDQNAEVLVIGTELRGMSASNHWEKIIGDVRASFSGKLTYVAHGADEAEQVDFWPLLDAVAVSLYPILGADHAYADWDKAIAEELDRVEAVARKYGKPVWIAEIGIRSAKGAAERPWESAEERIAQSDMALQAEVLDHWFAELSERDIQDIWVWRWLTDPDGGGAEDTDFTVQNKTAEGLITQWWNKG